In Geotalea uraniireducens, one genomic interval encodes:
- a CDS encoding sensor histidine kinase, whose translation MLTTFRSRLLGGAIGIFILLGISVLAYIRSSLQETLTSELQKRGISIARHFAVVAVDPILTENRIALQLLTLDHHQHEEDIAYLFVQTPDHRLLAHTFGKTFPPALQGINQPKPGQEFRIQELHTEQGLIYDIAAPILAGELGTVHLGMSGEAIAGEVTKVTRNSCWIVIAILAAGTLLTLVFTGAMTHQIDELRQGAEELGRGNLARRLRIVTGDEIGMLAASFNRMAENLEQTTVSRDCVQELNTSLEQTVRERTRELTDANRLLQNEVAERRQAEGEIRRLNADLERRVAERTAQLESSNRELESFCYSVSHDLLAPLRHISGYSRALMEEYGPALDRQGMHYLDRLDHAGTELGVLIDDLLQLSRVNQADIHHESVDLSILATTLADQFRELAPERAVTFTIAPAVRVVGDPSLLRLVLQNLLQNAWKYTARAPEARIEFNTAERGGHPVYFVRDNGIGFDMAHADKLFGAFQRLVRADEFEGTGIGLATVQRIIHRHGGRVWAEGEPGKGATFFFTL comes from the coding sequence ATGCTGACCACGTTCCGTAGCAGGCTCCTCGGCGGGGCCATCGGGATTTTTATCCTGCTGGGGATCTCCGTGCTGGCGTACATCCGCAGCTCGCTCCAGGAAACCCTGACCTCCGAATTGCAAAAGCGGGGAATCTCGATCGCCCGCCACTTTGCCGTGGTGGCGGTCGATCCGATCCTGACCGAGAACCGGATCGCCCTGCAGCTCCTGACCCTTGACCACCATCAGCACGAAGAAGACATTGCCTACCTGTTCGTCCAGACCCCCGACCATCGTCTGCTGGCTCATACCTTCGGCAAGACGTTCCCGCCCGCGCTCCAGGGGATCAACCAGCCCAAGCCGGGCCAGGAATTCCGCATCCAGGAACTGCATACCGAGCAGGGGCTGATCTACGACATCGCGGCACCGATCCTCGCCGGCGAACTCGGTACCGTCCATCTTGGCATGTCGGGGGAAGCGATTGCCGGCGAGGTGACGAAGGTTACCAGGAACAGCTGCTGGATCGTGATTGCCATCCTGGCGGCCGGCACGTTGCTCACCCTGGTCTTCACCGGCGCGATGACGCACCAGATCGACGAATTGCGGCAGGGAGCCGAAGAGTTGGGACGGGGGAATCTCGCCCGGCGGCTGCGGATCGTTACCGGGGACGAAATCGGCATGCTGGCGGCCTCGTTCAACCGGATGGCCGAAAATCTGGAGCAGACGACCGTCAGCCGAGACTGCGTCCAGGAGCTGAACACCTCCCTGGAGCAGACGGTCCGGGAGCGGACGCGGGAACTGACCGACGCCAACCGGCTCCTCCAGAACGAGGTGGCCGAGCGACGCCAGGCGGAAGGCGAGATCCGCCGGCTCAACGCGGACCTGGAACGGCGGGTCGCCGAGCGGACCGCACAGCTGGAAAGTTCCAACCGGGAACTGGAATCGTTCTGCTATTCGGTTTCCCACGACCTGCTGGCGCCGCTTCGCCACATCAGCGGCTACAGCCGGGCATTGATGGAGGAATACGGACCGGCCCTGGACCGGCAGGGAATGCACTACCTCGACCGGCTCGACCACGCCGGCACCGAACTGGGAGTGCTGATCGACGACCTGCTCCAACTCTCCCGGGTCAACCAGGCCGACATCCATCACGAATCGGTCGACCTCAGCATCCTGGCGACCACCCTCGCCGACCAGTTCCGGGAACTGGCCCCCGAGCGGGCCGTAACGTTCACCATCGCGCCGGCGGTCCGGGTCGTGGGCGACCCCAGCCTGCTCCGGCTGGTCCTGCAGAACCTGCTGCAAAACGCCTGGAAATATACGGCGAGGGCCCCGGAAGCGCGCATCGAATTCAATACGGCCGAACGTGGCGGCCACCCGGTCTATTTCGTCCGCGACAACGGCATCGGCTTCGACATGGCTCACGCCGACAAACTTTTCGGCGCCTTCCAACGGCTGGTCAGGGCGGACGAGTTCGAAGGGACCGGGATCGGCCTGGCGACCGTCCAGCGGATCATCCACCGCCATGGCGGCCGCGTCTGGGCCGAGGGGGAGCCGGGCAAAGGGGCCACCTTCTTCTTCACCCTCTGA
- the phnD gene encoding phosphate/phosphite/phosphonate ABC transporter substrate-binding protein: MKRSAAVPGFVIALLLAVAAGCDRQSVTEVSLRASDVKPLPQPPPAANPLRLGMGAMITPKEGYRYYLQMKEYVAGKLGRPVLLVDRGNYESINRLLAEGGVDAAFVCAGPYVDGHNRFKLEILAMPVVHGTTTYRSYIIVPATSPARQLDDLRGKTFAFTDPDSNSGAIVPIYLLHRRHESAESFFRSYTYTYGHDKSIRAVASGLVDGAAVDSLIWEYLARWNPAFTGATRIIYRSPAYGIPPLVVRPGLPAATKERLRQIFLQMHQDREGKAILDGMGIDRFVRGDDRNYDSIRAMKKQLARFGEAD, encoded by the coding sequence ATGAAACGCTCAGCAGCTGTCCCAGGGTTTGTGATCGCATTGCTGCTCGCGGTTGCGGCCGGATGCGACCGGCAATCGGTAACGGAGGTTTCACTCCGCGCCAGCGACGTCAAGCCCCTCCCCCAGCCACCGCCGGCGGCCAACCCGCTCCGGCTCGGCATGGGGGCGATGATCACCCCGAAGGAAGGGTACCGCTACTACCTGCAGATGAAGGAATATGTGGCCGGCAAACTTGGCCGGCCGGTGCTGCTGGTCGACCGCGGCAACTATGAGTCGATCAACCGGCTCCTTGCCGAAGGTGGAGTCGACGCCGCCTTTGTCTGCGCCGGTCCGTACGTGGACGGGCACAACCGTTTCAAGCTGGAAATCCTGGCTATGCCGGTGGTCCACGGCACGACCACCTACCGCTCCTACATCATCGTCCCGGCGACGAGCCCGGCCCGGCAACTGGACGACCTGCGCGGCAAGACCTTCGCCTTCACCGATCCCGACTCCAACAGCGGCGCAATCGTCCCGATCTACCTGCTGCACCGACGGCACGAATCCGCCGAATCATTCTTCCGCAGCTATACCTATACATACGGCCACGACAAATCGATCCGGGCCGTCGCCAGCGGCCTGGTCGACGGGGCCGCCGTCGACAGCCTGATCTGGGAGTACCTCGCCCGCTGGAATCCCGCCTTTACCGGCGCCACCCGAATCATCTACCGGTCGCCGGCCTACGGGATTCCGCCGCTGGTGGTCCGGCCGGGCCTGCCGGCGGCCACCAAGGAGCGGTTACGCCAGATCTTCCTGCAGATGCACCAGGACAGGGAGGGGAAGGCAATTCTCGATGGAATGGGGATTGATCGGTTCGTCAGGGGCGACGACCGCAACTACGATTCGATCCGCGCCATGAAAAAGCAGCTGGCACGGTTCGGCGAAGCCGACTGA
- a CDS encoding peroxiredoxin, with protein sequence MMKHHLGAMEQQQAKVGEPAPPFTLDAVVNKEFKPISLADYRGKWVVLFFYPADFTFVCPTEITGFNKALSRFTELNAVVLGASVDSKYSHLAWIKRGDLGDLAFPLLADAKKEVTRAYGILDDKEGVALRGLFIIDPNGVLQYEVVQSLSVGRSVDETLRVLEALQTGELCPLGWKPGQKTLGK encoded by the coding sequence ATGATGAAACATCACCTGGGGGCGATGGAGCAGCAACAGGCCAAGGTCGGCGAGCCGGCCCCGCCGTTCACCCTCGACGCCGTGGTCAACAAGGAATTCAAACCAATCAGTTTGGCCGACTACCGGGGGAAATGGGTGGTGCTGTTCTTCTACCCGGCAGACTTCACCTTCGTCTGCCCGACCGAAATCACCGGCTTCAACAAGGCCCTCAGCCGCTTCACCGAGCTGAATGCGGTGGTCCTCGGCGCCTCGGTCGACAGCAAGTACTCCCACCTGGCCTGGATCAAGCGGGGCGACCTCGGCGATCTCGCCTTCCCGCTGCTGGCCGATGCGAAGAAGGAAGTCACCCGCGCCTACGGCATCCTCGACGACAAGGAGGGGGTCGCCCTGCGCGGCCTGTTCATCATCGACCCGAACGGCGTCCTGCAATACGAGGTAGTGCAGAGCCTGTCGGTGGGGCGGAGCGTCGACGAAACGCTGCGGGTCCTGGAAGCGCTGCAGACCGGCGAACTCTGCCCGCTCGGCTGGAAACCGGGGCAGAAGACCCTCGGCAAGTAA
- a CDS encoding peptidylprolyl isomerase, whose translation MSEEQNPLVVIETSMGDITIELFRDKAPISVRNFLSYVKDGYYTGLIFHRVIKGFMIQGGGLDEAMQPKKTKFAIKNEATNGLSNKRGTLAMARTAVVDSATSQFFVNLVDNTFLDHRGKTPDLFGYAVFGQVSEGMEVVDAIAAVKTGSRAGHTDVPAENIMINGVRVVE comes from the coding sequence ATGAGCGAAGAACAAAATCCCCTGGTCGTCATCGAAACCTCGATGGGCGACATCACCATCGAGCTGTTCCGGGACAAGGCGCCCATTTCGGTCCGTAACTTCCTCTCCTACGTCAAGGACGGGTACTACACCGGGCTGATCTTCCACCGGGTAATCAAGGGGTTCATGATCCAGGGGGGCGGGCTGGACGAAGCAATGCAGCCGAAAAAGACCAAGTTCGCCATCAAGAACGAGGCGACCAATGGGCTCTCCAACAAGCGCGGCACCCTGGCGATGGCCCGGACGGCGGTGGTTGACAGTGCCACTTCCCAGTTTTTCGTCAACCTGGTGGACAACACCTTCCTCGATCATCGCGGCAAGACTCCCGATCTGTTCGGCTACGCCGTCTTCGGCCAGGTGAGCGAAGGGATGGAGGTGGTCGATGCCATCGCCGCGGTAAAGACCGGTTCGCGGGCCGGCCATACCGATGTGCCGGCGGAGAACATCATGATCAACGGCGTGCGCGTCGTGGAATAA
- a CDS encoding diguanylate cyclase: protein MTYRTATEETAVFNGDLTTIQPVELLEALKSFPFLSSYQLTFCCDQELGLGNYRSGPTICGSAELNPLCAKFCRETTEGAIQQALSENRPVVFRCHAGLLNFAVPLRIGELPFSCLIGSGVREREIDLAHVESLAGGESIDALSLLERIEGLPVVSHDEVTEAANKALELLPALLEKNLHSIVFEKTMQRISAITGVTAGIDDAGTICDVMSITSETLGILFDISRIAVLIADQTGASYRMEGVWGLPAALGTVPAAKVMTLFPRNSTASVVTLADELQALFPEIGAAKATCIRFSAAGRLLGMLVLFDSNLTPRDELLVQLVADRASAKLLQLQETERHARELAQATKLMTIFSALSHTDGKEALNDRILAMAADLVEASSGSLMFIDDNGGTLKIQSALGMNLRLAQSMVVQVGAGIAGKVAANGNPLLVNDIEKDKRVGIPNRPRFKTKSFVSIPLKLRDNIIGVLNLSDKKNQGIFTEADLKLLITFTDHASIMIERALSIERADLLEQLSITDPLTGLYNRRFLKKRMEEELARSIRQNLSLTVILIDLDNFKIYNDLCGHLAGDRALKRLAKILSDSARQMDVVTRYGGEEFCIILPGTSKKESIFVAERIRREIEHEEFPYEENLPQGRLTASVGVASYPDDGTSDTVLLKAADVALYRAKAEGRNRVVIAGSNDTQPATHLKTVGAPN, encoded by the coding sequence ATGACGTACCGAACAGCCACCGAGGAAACAGCCGTGTTCAATGGCGATCTGACGACAATCCAGCCGGTTGAACTGCTTGAGGCGCTGAAAAGCTTTCCGTTCCTCTCCTCGTACCAGCTCACCTTCTGCTGCGACCAGGAACTCGGCCTGGGAAACTACCGCTCGGGACCGACCATCTGCGGCTCGGCCGAATTGAACCCCCTCTGCGCCAAATTCTGCCGTGAAACCACCGAAGGGGCCATCCAGCAGGCGCTCAGCGAAAACCGGCCGGTGGTTTTCCGCTGCCATGCCGGGTTGCTCAACTTTGCCGTGCCGCTCCGGATCGGCGAACTCCCCTTTTCCTGCCTGATCGGCAGCGGGGTCCGCGAGCGGGAGATCGACCTCGCCCACGTCGAGTCCCTGGCCGGCGGCGAAAGCATCGACGCCCTCTCCCTGCTCGAACGGATCGAGGGGCTGCCGGTCGTCTCCCACGATGAAGTGACGGAGGCGGCGAACAAGGCCCTCGAGCTGCTGCCGGCACTTTTGGAAAAGAATCTCCACAGCATTGTCTTCGAAAAGACCATGCAGCGCATTTCCGCCATCACCGGCGTCACTGCCGGCATCGACGATGCCGGCACCATCTGCGACGTGATGTCCATCACCAGCGAAACCCTCGGCATCCTCTTCGACATTTCGCGCATCGCGGTCCTGATTGCCGACCAGACCGGCGCCAGTTACCGGATGGAAGGGGTCTGGGGGCTTCCCGCCGCGCTGGGGACCGTTCCCGCCGCCAAGGTAATGACGCTCTTCCCCCGCAACAGCACCGCCAGTGTCGTTACGCTGGCCGATGAACTCCAGGCCCTGTTCCCGGAAATCGGCGCCGCCAAGGCCACCTGCATCCGGTTCAGCGCCGCCGGCAGGCTGCTCGGCATGCTCGTGCTGTTCGACAGTAACCTTACGCCCCGCGACGAGCTGCTGGTGCAGCTGGTGGCCGATCGCGCCTCGGCAAAACTGCTCCAGCTCCAGGAAACGGAGCGCCATGCCCGGGAACTCGCCCAAGCAACCAAGCTGATGACCATTTTCAGCGCCCTCTCCCATACCGACGGCAAGGAGGCGTTGAACGACCGGATTCTCGCCATGGCCGCCGATCTCGTCGAAGCGTCCAGCGGTTCGCTGATGTTCATCGACGACAACGGCGGCACGCTGAAAATCCAGTCGGCGCTCGGCATGAACCTGCGGCTCGCCCAGAGCATGGTGGTCCAGGTCGGTGCGGGGATTGCCGGCAAGGTGGCGGCCAACGGCAACCCGCTCCTGGTCAACGACATCGAAAAGGACAAGCGGGTCGGCATCCCCAACCGTCCCCGCTTCAAGACCAAATCATTCGTCAGCATTCCGCTCAAACTGCGGGACAACATCATCGGCGTGCTCAACCTTTCCGACAAGAAGAACCAGGGGATCTTCACCGAGGCCGATCTGAAGCTGCTGATCACCTTCACCGACCACGCCTCGATCATGATCGAGCGGGCGCTCTCCATCGAGCGGGCCGACCTGCTCGAACAGCTGTCGATCACCGACCCGCTGACCGGCCTCTACAACCGGCGCTTCCTGAAGAAGCGGATGGAGGAGGAGCTGGCCCGGAGCATCCGGCAGAATCTCAGCCTGACGGTAATCCTGATCGACCTGGACAATTTCAAGATCTACAACGATCTCTGCGGCCACCTGGCCGGCGACCGGGCGCTGAAGCGACTGGCAAAGATCCTCAGCGATTCGGCGCGGCAGATGGATGTCGTGACCCGTTACGGCGGCGAGGAGTTCTGCATCATCCTCCCCGGCACCTCGAAGAAAGAATCGATCTTCGTCGCCGAACGGATTCGCCGGGAGATCGAGCACGAAGAATTCCCCTACGAAGAAAACCTCCCCCAGGGGCGGCTCACCGCCAGTGTCGGCGTCGCCTCCTATCCCGACGACGGCACCAGCGACACCGTCCTTCTCAAGGCGGCCGACGTGGCCCTCTACCGGGCAAAGGCAGAAGGCCGGAACCGGGTGGTTATCGCCGGCTCGAACGACACTCAGCCGGCAACGCATCTCAAAACCGTCGGCGCGCCCAACTGA
- a CDS encoding TldD/PmbA family protein, with the protein MLHEMNVTAILRRALAGGGEFADIYFEEGSSTSVVCEDGKIERVLAGTDRGVGIRVISDLRTAYAYTNEISEKALLALADTVSRAVRGKAFDRAIAMGPLVTGAGFPIETPPDGVPLGEKVALVNRADQAARKFSNKIKQVMVVYRDSRTNTQIANSLGEFIENARTGTLLVTQVVAADDGQIQTGYEPLGRFQGFEIFRERSPEEIALAAARRATMMLAARKAPGGLMPVVLSSEAGGTMVHEAIGHGLEADLAQSGMSVYTGKVGTQVASPLVTVIDDATIPNARGSFSFDDEGTPAQRTVLVENGILKGYLYDRLSAMKDGCASTGNGRRESYHAKPIVRMTNTMIAPGTTPPNEIVSGVERGLFVRKMGGGQVNTVNGDFVFEVSEGYLIENGTVGEPVRGATLTGNGPEVLQKIVQVGSDLGFGIGTCGKDGQGVPVSDAQPTLLISEITVGGAA; encoded by the coding sequence ATGCTTCATGAAATGAACGTTACCGCCATTCTCCGCCGCGCCCTCGCCGGCGGCGGGGAATTTGCGGATATTTACTTCGAGGAGGGGTCAAGTACCTCGGTCGTCTGTGAAGACGGCAAAATCGAGCGGGTTCTTGCCGGGACTGATCGCGGGGTCGGCATCAGGGTCATCTCCGACCTGCGAACGGCCTACGCCTACACCAATGAAATCAGTGAAAAGGCGCTTCTGGCACTGGCCGACACGGTAAGCCGGGCGGTTCGCGGCAAGGCATTCGACCGCGCCATTGCCATGGGCCCGCTGGTAACCGGCGCCGGCTTCCCCATTGAAACACCGCCAGATGGCGTACCCCTTGGCGAAAAAGTAGCGTTAGTGAACCGAGCCGATCAGGCAGCGCGAAAATTCAGCAATAAAATCAAGCAAGTTATGGTTGTCTACCGAGACAGCCGAACAAACACCCAGATCGCCAATTCGCTGGGTGAGTTCATTGAAAATGCCCGGACCGGCACCTTGCTGGTCACCCAAGTGGTCGCCGCCGACGACGGACAGATCCAGACTGGTTACGAACCGCTCGGCCGGTTCCAGGGGTTCGAGATTTTCCGCGAGCGCAGCCCGGAAGAGATCGCCCTGGCGGCGGCCCGCCGGGCGACGATGATGCTGGCGGCGCGCAAAGCGCCGGGTGGGCTGATGCCGGTGGTCCTCTCCTCCGAAGCGGGCGGGACGATGGTCCACGAGGCGATCGGTCACGGTCTGGAGGCCGACCTTGCCCAGAGCGGCATGTCGGTCTATACGGGGAAGGTCGGCACCCAGGTGGCTTCGCCGCTGGTGACGGTCATCGATGATGCCACCATCCCCAATGCCCGCGGTTCGTTCTCCTTCGACGACGAGGGAACGCCGGCCCAGCGGACCGTCCTGGTGGAAAACGGCATTCTCAAGGGATATCTCTACGACCGGCTGTCGGCGATGAAGGACGGCTGCGCCTCCACCGGCAACGGCCGGCGTGAATCGTACCATGCCAAGCCGATCGTCCGGATGACGAATACCATGATCGCCCCGGGCACGACGCCGCCGAACGAGATCGTCAGCGGCGTCGAACGGGGATTGTTCGTGCGGAAGATGGGGGGCGGTCAGGTCAATACGGTGAACGGCGATTTCGTTTTCGAGGTTTCCGAAGGGTACCTGATCGAAAACGGCACCGTCGGCGAGCCGGTCCGCGGCGCGACCCTGACCGGCAACGGGCCGGAAGTACTGCAGAAGATTGTCCAGGTCGGCAGCGACCTCGGCTTCGGCATCGGTACCTGCGGCAAAGATGGGCAGGGTGTACCGGTATCCGATGCCCAGCCGACCCTGCTGATCTCCGAGATTACCGTCGGCGGCGCAGCCTGA
- a CDS encoding DUF4911 domain-containing protein produces the protein MSPSLDRQPLAAPDRSDEMIRYFRVARQDMVYLKFIIEAYEGLATLSTADRQHGTVSLTYPAAFAATVDELLAALGTEIALIELSKTELLNHAS, from the coding sequence ATGTCACCATCGCTCGACCGACAACCGCTGGCAGCACCCGACCGGAGCGACGAGATGATCCGTTATTTCCGCGTCGCCCGGCAGGATATGGTCTATCTCAAATTTATCATCGAGGCGTACGAGGGGCTGGCCACTCTCAGTACCGCCGATCGGCAGCACGGCACGGTAAGCCTTACCTATCCGGCCGCGTTCGCCGCGACGGTCGACGAATTGCTTGCTGCTCTCGGCACTGAAATTGCTTTAATAGAATTGTCTAAGACGGAGCTTTTAAACCATGCTTCATGA
- a CDS encoding formylglycine-generating enzyme family protein, producing the protein MLNKHLPVIVIGLGLCCVVVTPAVARTGKTARPTAAVAAAALPTVGTVFRDRLRDGSAGPEMVVIPAGRFRMGAIFGGGDPDEKPVHWVTIARPLAVGRFEVTFDEYDRFCQATGRELPKDGRRYFPFSNWGRGRRPAMNVSWNDAMAYCQWLSQQTGRKYRLPSEAEWEYAARGGKDTPFWWGGTAGENRADCKGCGSRWDNRQTAPVGSFPASPYGLYDTAGNVWEWCLDTWHEGYDGAPTDGRAWLGGDDERRVQRGGSFGSKPRYIRSSARGRGAPDGRYVYLGFRLLRELE; encoded by the coding sequence ATGCTGAACAAACATCTCCCGGTAATCGTCATCGGTCTCGGACTCTGCTGCGTCGTGGTCACCCCGGCCGTGGCCAGAACGGGCAAAACCGCCCGGCCGACGGCAGCGGTGGCGGCAGCGGCGCTCCCGACGGTCGGGACGGTCTTCCGCGACCGGCTGCGGGACGGTTCCGCCGGCCCGGAAATGGTGGTGATCCCGGCCGGCCGCTTCCGGATGGGGGCGATCTTCGGCGGCGGCGACCCCGATGAAAAGCCGGTCCACTGGGTGACCATCGCCCGGCCGCTCGCCGTCGGCCGCTTCGAGGTCACCTTCGACGAATACGACCGCTTCTGCCAGGCGACCGGCCGCGAGCTGCCGAAGGACGGCCGGCGCTACTTCCCCTTCTCTAACTGGGGGCGCGGCCGCCGGCCGGCGATGAACGTCAGCTGGAACGATGCCATGGCTTACTGCCAGTGGTTGTCGCAGCAGACCGGCCGCAAGTATCGGCTGCCGAGCGAGGCGGAGTGGGAATACGCGGCGCGGGGCGGCAAGGATACCCCTTTCTGGTGGGGGGGGACGGCCGGCGAGAACCGGGCCGACTGCAAGGGGTGCGGCAGCCGCTGGGACAACCGGCAGACGGCGCCGGTCGGCTCGTTCCCGGCCAGCCCTTACGGTCTCTACGATACCGCCGGCAACGTCTGGGAGTGGTGCCTCGATACCTGGCACGAGGGGTACGATGGGGCGCCGACCGACGGCCGGGCCTGGCTCGGCGGCGATGACGAGCGCCGGGTGCAGCGGGGGGGCTCCTTCGGCAGCAAGCCCCGCTACATCCGCTCGTCGGCCCGGGGGCGCGGGGCGCCGGACGGCCGCTACGTCTATCTCGGCTTCCGGCTGCTGCGGGAGCTGGAGTGA
- the recQ gene encoding DNA helicase RecQ, whose amino-acid sequence MTQSPHDILRTVFGYHAFRPLQERIVARLAGGGDAFVLMPTGGGKSLCYQIPALLRPGVGIVVSPLISLMKDQVDALRENGVAAAAYHSGLGEREARQTLARLHAGELDLFYVAPERLMSDGFLDRLRELPIALLAIDEAHCVSQWGHDFRPEYVELGRLRRLFPGVPLIALTATADPQTRLDIVDRLGLREAELFVSSFDRPNIRYTVVDKQKPFQQLQTFLNVRPDEAGIVYALSRKRVEEVAAKLQQAGIAAAPYHAGLPDAERSRVQEAFLRDDLRVVVATVAFGMGIDKPNVRFVVHYDLPKNIESYYQETGRAGRDSLPAVALLLFGYGDIAVSRGLIENGSNPDQVRIELHKLNAMVGFAEAVTCRRRVLLGYFGETLAEPCGNCDICLTPPEQFDATEAARKALSCVYRVGQRFGMGHVIDVLRGSHGDRLRQLGHDRLSTYGIGADRSAEEWGSILRQLIHRGYLEQDMANYSVLKLTAAARPLLRGEETLTLARPRVKVAAPKKEPKRRAGGPPTDYDEGLFLALRVLRKRLADEQGVPPFVIFSDATLVEMAAFRPASSDELLRINGVGHQKLGRYGAAFLAAISASRGD is encoded by the coding sequence GTGACCCAGTCTCCCCACGACATCCTCCGGACCGTCTTCGGGTACCACGCCTTTCGCCCTCTGCAGGAGCGGATCGTCGCCCGGCTGGCCGGCGGCGGCGACGCCTTCGTCCTGATGCCGACCGGCGGCGGCAAGTCGCTCTGCTACCAGATCCCGGCGCTGCTTCGCCCCGGGGTCGGCATCGTCGTTTCGCCGCTGATCTCGCTGATGAAGGACCAGGTGGACGCCCTGCGGGAGAACGGCGTTGCCGCGGCCGCCTACCATTCGGGGCTCGGCGAGCGGGAGGCCCGCCAGACGCTGGCCCGGCTCCATGCCGGCGAACTCGATCTCTTTTACGTCGCCCCCGAGCGGCTGATGAGCGACGGCTTCCTCGACCGGCTCCGCGAGCTTCCCATCGCCCTGCTCGCCATCGACGAGGCCCACTGCGTCTCCCAGTGGGGGCACGATTTCCGCCCCGAATACGTTGAACTGGGACGGCTGCGCCGGCTCTTCCCCGGAGTGCCGCTGATCGCTCTCACCGCCACCGCCGATCCCCAGACCCGCCTCGACATCGTCGACCGCCTCGGCCTGCGGGAGGCGGAGCTCTTCGTCTCCAGCTTCGACCGCCCGAACATCCGCTACACGGTGGTCGACAAACAGAAGCCGTTCCAGCAGCTGCAGACCTTTCTCAACGTCCGGCCCGACGAGGCCGGGATCGTCTATGCCCTGTCGCGCAAACGGGTTGAGGAAGTGGCGGCGAAACTGCAGCAGGCCGGGATCGCCGCCGCGCCGTACCATGCCGGGTTGCCCGACGCCGAGCGGAGCCGGGTCCAGGAGGCGTTTCTCCGCGACGACCTGCGGGTGGTGGTGGCGACGGTCGCCTTCGGGATGGGGATCGACAAGCCGAACGTCCGCTTCGTCGTCCACTACGACCTGCCGAAGAATATCGAGAGTTACTACCAGGAGACCGGCCGGGCCGGCCGCGACAGCCTACCGGCGGTGGCGCTGCTCCTCTTCGGCTACGGCGACATCGCCGTCAGCCGCGGCCTGATCGAGAACGGCAGCAACCCCGACCAGGTGCGGATCGAACTGCACAAGCTCAACGCCATGGTCGGTTTCGCCGAGGCGGTCACCTGCCGGCGCCGGGTGCTGCTCGGCTATTTCGGCGAGACGCTGGCCGAGCCGTGCGGCAACTGCGATATCTGCCTGACCCCGCCGGAGCAGTTCGATGCCACCGAGGCGGCGCGCAAGGCGCTCTCCTGCGTCTACCGGGTCGGCCAGCGGTTCGGGATGGGGCACGTCATCGACGTCCTGCGCGGCTCCCACGGCGACCGGCTCCGCCAGCTCGGCCACGACCGCCTCTCCACGTACGGGATCGGCGCCGACCGCTCCGCCGAGGAGTGGGGGAGCATCCTCCGCCAGCTGATCCACCGCGGTTATCTCGAACAGGACATGGCCAACTACTCGGTGCTGAAGCTGACCGCGGCGGCCCGGCCGCTGTTGCGCGGCGAGGAGACCCTCACCCTGGCCCGGCCGCGGGTGAAGGTCGCGGCGCCGAAGAAGGAGCCGAAGCGGCGGGCGGGGGGGCCGCCGACCGATTACGACGAAGGGCTCTTCCTGGCGCTGCGCGTCCTGCGCAAGCGGCTGGCCGACGAGCAGGGGGTGCCGCCGTTCGTCATCTTCAGCGATGCCACCCTGGTGGAGATGGCGGCGTTCCGTCCCGCCAGCAGCGACGAACTCCTCCGGATCAACGGCGTCGGCCACCAGAAGCTCGGCCGCTACGGCGCCGCGTTCCTGGCGGCGATCAGCGCCTCCCGGGGCGACTGA